TATGTGTAATTGAATTGTGTTACCTGTTATGGCCTGATATCCTTTTTTACCTCCAGATGGTCCaatatatgaattgaaaattctaatagttttatcaaatatctgTCCTTTCTTCCAAGGCTCCGGTGATTCCACCTTCGACCTTGTGAATGAGAAACAGTTATTTAGCGGTTCTTTGGGGgttacttcaatttttatatcagTCTTTGAATATAGGTCGTGGAAAGCTGGttctttcatttcatttagCTTTCCTATTCCCCAAATAACATACATGGATCCTTCCGCGGGGAATTCTTTATCTCCCGAATCGGCtggaatttgtaaaaatatataaagatgaTGCAAATACCTTAAATACAATGATCTTAGTAGTCACTAATAATCACATCTCCAAAGACTCTAACTACTTCCTACATACAATTATTAAACTTCCGATAGCTtgtcgttttttattataatttggatTTCTTTTACGTAAAAGCAAGCACAAAAAGGTAAACCAAATGACATTCGAGTAACTGTAGTGGTGCCTGTCGtttggagatgcctgtggatattgaccTTGAACTTCTGTAGTTTGTAATGttgggaaagacgtgccttggtagctgactccacaggcttgcacttctccagagaaaattcattaaattgacCTTCTTAGCGCCTGCAGGCAACCTcagtgttcatgagccacgCCTGCTTGTCGAGTAAGTCCTGTTAACATTGCTCTCGGTGAGGTTATGTCTAACAGTTTGGACGGTTCCCAACTACTCCCGACCGAGGgtcagtttatcttcagtctttgaagacaattacttggttatcgaaacgtacGTCAAATAGTGTAATTAAGAGTGTTGGTGTGGTGGTAGTGTAAAAAGTGTGTTTTCAGTAGATCGGAAGAGGATCTGCCGTGGTAAATCCATAAAACAAAGTCAAGTCTGCTATTGGGAACGGtcttattttccttttttggtatatattgAACTTGAGCAAGATTCCAATCTGTAGTGattaactaactaactaaccaCAAACTcacaaaaatcattttcttgatTGTCTCTTAATTCCAACATATACAAGTACCTCGCTTCCAATGGCGATCCCAATAGGTTGTCGTTCATTCTTATAATCAAAAACATCACATATGAAATTTCTTTCTCACTATTAACCACTTTTTAACATCAACTAGACAAACCTGCACATTCACTTCATCGATTTCTATTCATGTTCAACAATTTGCTGTGATTTGTAGTACTTTAGATTTAGGCTTAAGTGAGCAAACCTCTCATTTCTACATTACTAAATCAATTCACTTACGAGATATTAAAACTCTTCGGaaagtaattatattaattcCATTTTCTCGCACTGCGGTGTTCATTTGGTTATTATCTTGACCTCCTACCATTTCATCCTTACATACACCTTTATATTGGCCCAAAACTTTAACACACTGAAACACAGTAATAAAATGGATGATTACATTAGGAAGTACTGTGGATTTAACTATCGAACTGTTTTAATAGaacttatttgaaattattaaacaaataagtTTTTAATATACGTGCGAATAAAGAAAGGTTGctaatgagaaaaaattcattttctaaataCCCCCATTTAGTTCAGATGTTAGGTGTCTTAATGTATTTACAACATTCACTTACTGGGGTTAAAGCTGTTATATTGTAATCAGTAGCAAAACCTCTATATCCATCGATATATGCAACTGCTACATCAGCACCAATCATTTGACTCTTGTCAGGGGAGCCAGATATGCCAAACGCCATATACTCGTTTTCTTCAACTTGTCCTGCTAACTGAATTGTTACCTGGGGACCAAAAACTTCCCAAGATACTTGAAGATCTTTATGTAATTGGAGGCAATTTGGAAGATCGTTCTTGTGAGGctgtgaaatatattaaatttattatatatgaattgaaaagaagtctttgccagctatattatgagtagttttttattgggaacgtggcaaggaaacaccaaagtggactaacttcaatatattttcctttaaactcatagaattcaaagtTCAAtatgacgttgatagaaatatttctatctaaatttttacaagctttaataatatcaaaaatcaccggaaattatttcccagatgatgaatacatgaatattcgaaagctcggaaaatatattaaagttagtccactttggtgtttccttgccacattcccaaaaaaaaactatagatTTTGTTGATGAGTATCATAAATAATAGCCCATGACCGCCAGACCTTCCTTATTTTATAAAAGCTGAAAATTTGTCTATGTGTGTCCCCTATACAGGTAAGAACGACCGACGGCTATAGGGCTCGTTTCCACTAAGTATAAAgcttaaattttgttttattttcttcggGATAGCTGTAGAAAACTCGTCTTCCACCGCCGGACACTTATGACAGTTGCTACCCCTGCCCCAGACACCCCTAAActgtaacaaattttaattatactttAGTTATAgtataaaacttaaattttatatatgttacTTGGGGGTCtataaaaaaaacacacacaTAGACAAATTTTCAGCTTTTATAAAATAAGGAAGGTCTGGCGGTCGTGGGTTCTTGCTCTATAACTGAATAATAACAGAAGAGAacttacaattattttaatcaacgatgGTGGTACGTTAAGTGCTTCTGGTATTATGATAGATgctaaattttgatttgtttcatgGTCAAAAATACTAAACCAATCGATATCAAATATGGTTTTATCCCCTGGTAATTCTAGAGTGATAGTTAAGTTTTTATAGGCTCTCAATGGAtccaaactgaaaaaaaaatataataatttaaggTTATCTGGCCAAAAAGGGTTTCTATTATTTACTATCCATATTCATCTGGAACTTTGAAACCTTTGGAGACTGGTTGAGCTCCAACCCCGACCCAAAAGTAAGCTTTTTCTGCTTTTCCGTcataagaaaattgattaagTCTGATCCTTTTGGCATCTATAATCTCCACTGATCCTGTGGTTATTCCATTAACTTTCCCTATTAACGATGCCACTCTTTGAACTGTTGGAGGCTCAAATCCCTCGGGGATGTAAATGTCACCGAACGTATTTTGGCTCCAAATATCATAGATAGCAAACCATTTGATATCTGTTATCTTTTTTTTATCCGGAAGTATTAAAGTGAAATCTTTGTTGAAGTAACGCTCTAATACGTTGGTCctgaaaaacattgaaaacatttcttttcatataaaatagcATATTGAAAAATCTATATGAATAGGTAATTATTGTGATAATGTTTTTCTTACTTTCCATTAGAATCCGGTACAATAAATCCTTGGGGACCTGGTCTGTTGGCAGCACCTGCCCAAAAAAAAGTATCTGCTCCATTGCCATCATAACTAAAGGAAGTCAGTAACAAGGTCCAGTCATTTACAGCATAAACATCACCTGAGACTTGGTGATGATAGGAATTCAATTTACCTAAATATTTTCCTTTGTAGGGGCCATCTTCATCTTGACAATATCCTagatatacattttttgtatgttataaaaaaacttgaggGCTACTTTCGTAATCAATATACAAAGTGTTCTGGgaattaatgcaaaaaattcgctAGTAAGTAGATGAATGAAAATGATACTGTGACATAGAACAAAGTCTTTCGAGGTTGCGAAAACAGaacttatattttctaaattatacattccaaCATTATGAacttttaatggatgattatgtACGTCCATgcttgacggaataaataattctagaCTTTTATCTTAAGGCGACTCTTGCCCAATGGTTAGCAATGCGTAACTCTTACAGAGACAACCtatacaatctaaagatagtttacgaaggatatttctttgaacttggaagagctTTCCAAGATTCTACCTcatagcgtcacaatggaagtttattctataaataatttcgtTTCTTGCGTTTATCTTTTAAGATCCCCCCTAAAgaatgaatccattgtattcAATACAGGGACACGTGGTGGCTAGGTAAATAGAAGTGGGGAGAGGCTCTATCGTAGATGAACTACATGTCTCTGCGAATGCTTAAAGAAATATCCCATAACATGGGTGGAAAATCGCTGACCATAcaggttattatcaaaaaatatggaCACACTAAATTATTACCCACTACCTGTCtacacattaacacaaaatagatgttgattctttgtttgaacTGTAGCGTCAGGTTTTTCGACTGCCCAAAAATGTGAATTATGGGAAGTGTGGagaagtgcaaggtgcccacttcgaacatttattaaagtatttttatttttgcttttaatttgataagttgtaaGCTAAGCAACAAAATTCTTCTACATTTCAccttttccttatgtaagtaacacgatgttcaaCAGTATGCAGTACAATTAggaatgtttgattgtgtttcaatacctcctgtacgtattttcaataaattacaatttatgataattttcctcagaatgtctctttatggcgaacgatctaaaaatccacatatctcctaaaccataaattagTTACACACTTTATAAAAAGAGtacctttttataaaaaaatggatcgaaaaattcatttttatattgtgcaggattacggattgttaacctcTGTCCTTGAGATAGTAGTATAACTATTTATTCTGTCAAGCATGGACTACATGGTCGTacataatcatccattaaaaattcataatgttcgaatgtataatttacaaaatatacttaaatataagatctgatttcgcaactttaaaggcctataataaaataagataatttttttacgtcaaaacattattttcacgtcatatACTCACACCCGAATTTTTTGCGTCAAGTTTAggagcaccctgtataaactAGAGTTTGTTATCGTTTGGAGTTATtagttatattataaataattatcctAAATCAGTTAATGAACTGTTCATATCTTATATTtgtcgtttttatttatagtttcgTCTCCGCAATTCAAATCTCATCGATTCGTTATGCAATTTAACGAATTGTCATAAATAGTTCATGAGAAATTGCCTTAGAAGACAATTGACAGACGTATATTTTCGCGCCAGAATTTTAGAAAC
This genomic interval from Diorhabda sublineata isolate icDioSubl1.1 chromosome 7, icDioSubl1.1, whole genome shotgun sequence contains the following:
- the LOC130446812 gene encoding protein Skeletor, isoforms B/C, with the translated sequence MKIMWKVLLVFSFIIHGYCQDEDGPYKGKYLGKLNSYHHQVSGDVYAVNDWTLLLTSFSYDGNGADTFFWAGAANRPGPQGFIVPDSNGKTNVLERYFNKDFTLILPDKKKITDIKWFAIYDIWSQNTFGDIYIPEGFEPPTVQRVASLIGKVNGITTGSVEIIDAKRIRLNQFSYDGKAEKAYFWVGVGAQPVSKGFKVPDEYGYLDPLRAYKNLTITLELPGDKTIFDIDWFSIFDHETNQNLASIIIPEALNVPPSLIKIIPHKNDLPNCLQLHKDLQVSWEVFGPQVTIQLAGQVEENEYMAFGISGSPDKSQMIGADVAVAYIDGYRGFATDYNITALTPCVKVLGQYKGVCKDEMVGGQDNNQMNTAVRENGINIITFRRVLISPDSGDKEFPAEGSMYVIWGIGKLNEMKEPAFHDLYSKTDIKIEVTPKEPLNNCFSFTRSKVESPEPWKKGQIFDKTIRIFNSYIGPSGGKKGYQAITGHSSTALAWYINGLLAPEIWLRRGLSYAFKVYGGNDPHSPEYYHPLIITDEPHGGFDRLTDEAQSKIRVLVGVEYSRRGRPRPTTSGTLCLSKHKTNQDRRLDDDYESFKKFNRSLTYYCEKGDPGVLEFTPNTSWPDIVYYNSFTQANMGWKIHIVDSFNQRTSSSSLKIEYHGFVIIASLLISLITINI